The following DNA comes from Pseudomonas sp. Tri1.
GTTCATCGCGTCCTTGCGCGAGGTGCTGTCGCGGTCCACCCGCAGCACCGGGTAATCGGGAAACAGGATGCCGAGTCGTTCTTCGGCACGTTCGGTGCCGGCGCCGACTGGGCGCAAATCCACTTTGCCGCACTGCGGACAGTGCCTTGGCACTCGCTCGACGTGGCCGCAATGGTGGCAGCGCAGCTCGCCATGGCGTTGATGTACGGTCATCCGCGCATCGCAGCGTTCGCAACCGGACATCCAGCCACAGTCATGGCACAACAGCGTCGGGGCAAAACCCCGGCGGTTAAGGAATACCAAGACCTGTTGCCCGGCGGCCAGGGTCTGGCCGATGGCTTGCTGCATCGGCCCGGAAATGCCGCTGTCCAGCGGACGGCTTTTCACGTCCAGGCGCAGGAACCGCGGTTGCTTGGCGCCGCCGGCCCGTTCGTTCAGGCGCAGCAGGCCATAACGGCCGGTATAGGCGTTGTGCAGGCTCTCCAGGGACGGCGTCGCCGAGCCAAGGACAATGGGGATGTTTTCCTGGCGCGCGCGCACCAGTGCCAGGTCGCGGGCGTGGTAGCGCAGACCTTCCTGCTGCTTATAGGAGCCGTCGTGTTCTTCGTCGATGATGATCAGGCCGGGGTTCTTCATCGGTGTGAACAAGGCTGAACGGGTGCCGATGATGATGTCGGCCTCACCGTCCCGGGCGGCGAGCCAGGCTTCCAGGCGTTCGCGGTCGTTGACCGCCGAGTGCACCAGGGCAATCCGGGCGTTGAAGCGCTGTTCGAAGCGCGCCAGGGTTTGCGGGCCGAGGTTGATTTCTGGAATCAGTACCAAGGCCTGCTTGCCGGCTTCCAGGGTCTGGCGGATCAGTTGTAGATAAACTTCGGTCTTGCCGCTGCCGGTGACGCCCGCCAGAAGAAAGGCGTGATAACTGTCGAAGCCGGCGCGAATCGCCTCGCAAGCAGCCCGCTGTTCGGTATTGAGCGGCAGTTCCGGTTGGGCCAGCCAATGTTCATGGCGCGCGCCGGGGGCGTGCCTGCGAACTTCCACTTGGACCAGGTCCTTGGCCAGTAGTAGATCGAGGCTGTCCTTGCTGAGCATCAGTTTGCTCAACAGTTGATGGGCCACCCCGTGGGGGTGCTGGGCCAGGGTCGCCAGGGCCTCGCGCTGGCGCGGCGCGCGGGCAATGCGCGGGTCGTCCAGCGAGGCGCCGGGTGTCACCGACCAGAACCGTTCCTGACGCGCCTCGGCCAGTTCGCCCTGGCGCAGCAGCACCGGCAGCGCCCAGCTCAAGGTGTCGCCGAGGCTGTGCTGATAATACTGGGAGGTCCACAGGCACAGCTTGAACAGCGACGCCGGCAAGGGGGGCGTGGCATCGAGCAGGGCCAGGGCCGGCTTGAGCTTGTCGGCTGGCACTTCGCTGTGGTCGGTGACCTCCACCAGAATCCCGATCATTTCCCGCCGGCCAAACGGCACCCGCAGACGCATGCCCGGGTGCAACTGGGCGCGCAGGACTCCGGCCGGGGCGCGGTAGTCGAACAGGCGGCGCAGTGGCGAAGGTAGGGCGAGGCGCAGAATGGCGTCGGGCACGCGGGGATCTCGGTAGGCGGACAAGTTCGCAAGGCTGAGCGCGATCGAATGTGGGAGCGAGCTTGCTCGCGATGGCGGCGTGTCCGGCAACATCCATGCGGCTGATTCACCGCTATCGCGAGCAAGCTCGCTCCCACAGGGATTGTGCTTGAGGGCGCGAGCCTAGCAGACGGTTGGTACAAGTCATAGCTTGCGTGATTGATGTTGTCTGGTAGAATCCGCGGCCTAATTACGTGCGGTATTCAACAATAGTGTTGGGTGGCGGCACGCTAGCCTGAGGAAAACAGCATGAAAACCGATATCCATCCGGAATACCCAGTAATTGCCGTGACTTGCAGCTGCGGCAACAAATTCGAAACGCGTTCGACCTTCGGCAAAGCCCTGGCGATCGACGTTTGCAACGAATGCCACCCGTTCTACACCGGTAAGCAAAAGACTCTGGATACCGGCGGCCGCGTTCAGAAGTTCGCCGATCGTTTCGGTGCTTTCGGCGCTACCAAAAAGGCCTGAGGCTAATCATTTTGGATGGTCGTCTCGACTGCTCCAGACTGATAAAGAAGGCGTCCCTTGTGGGCGCCTTTTTTGTGTCTGCGATTTGGCTGGCGGGCGCTCAGGCTTTCTGTCCGGCACCCTCGGGCCTTATCCAGGCGACGGTCCAGCGGGTGGTGGATGGCGACACCCTGCGCCTGACGGATGGTCGCAGTGTGCGCATGATTGGCCTCAATAGTCCTGAACTCGGTCGGCGGGGGCGTTCCGACGAGCCTTTTGCCGTGGTGGCTCGCCGGCGCCTCGAGACGCTGGTGGCTGCCGGTGGTGGGCGCGTGGGGTTGCTGCTTGGCAAGGAGGGCAAGGACCGTTACGGCCGCACCTTGGCCCATGTCTACAGCGTCGATGGCAATAATCTCGAAGCGCAATTGCTCGCCGAGGGGTTGGGTTTTCACGTGGCGGTAGCGCCGAATGTCGATCTGGTGGACTGCCAGCGTGCCGCCGAACGTCAGGCGCGTGAAGCGGGCCTGGGGTTGTGGAAACGCTCGCCGGTACTCAAGACGCGTCAGGTCAAGGCTTCGGGCTTCGCCGTGCTCAGTGGGCGGGTGAGTGAGGTCAGGCGCAATCGAGGCGGTGTTTGGCTTCAATTGCCGGATTCGGTTGTATTGCGCGTCGAATCCAATCTGCTTGGTCGCTTTGATATGGCCTCGCTTGAACGCCTCAAAGGCAGGCGAATTGAGGCGCGAGGCTGGGTCGTTGATCGTTCGCGGCGGGGCGGGCTTGAATCAGGTCAGGCGCGCTGGCTGCTGCCGTTGACCGATCCGGCCATGCTGAGTACGGTACCGCAATAAAAAATTGTAGACATTTTACAGTCTGATTGTATGCATATAGCCCTTGTGTTTCGCGGCTCTTGGCCCAAAGTCGTAGGACGGGGCGCTTGACACGGGTGACTGGTCAGTCTTGTAGGGACTTTGCGAGGCGCGTATCCTCGGCGGTCCGTCTGTCCAACACAGTAAAAAGCGGAATGCCCACATGTCTGATCTGAAAACTGCCGCTCTCGAATATCACGCTAATCCTCGTCCAGGGAAGCTGAGTGTCGAGCTCACCAAGGCCACCGCTACTGCCCGCGATCTGTCGCTGGCCTACAGCCCCGGCGTAGCCGAACCAGTACGCGAAATCGCTCGCGACCCTGAGCTGGCCTACAAATACACCGGTAAGGGCAACCTGGTTGCAGTCATTTCCGATGGCACCGCGATTCTCGGTCTGGGTAACCTTGGCCCATTGGCTTCCAAGCCGGTCATGGAAGGCAAGGGTGTGCTGTTCAAGCGCTTCGCAGGCATCGATGTGTTCGACATCGAAGTCGACTCCGAAAGCCCGCAAGCCTTCATCGACACCGTCAAGCGTATCTCCATCACCTTCGGCGGCATCAACCTGGAAGACATCAAGGCGCCTGAGTGCTTCGAGATCGAACGTGCCCTGATCGAACAGTGCGACATTCCGGTGTTCCACGATGACCAGCACGGCACCGCGATCGTGACCGCGGCCGGTATGATCAACGCCCTGGAAATCGCTGGCAAAACCCTGCCTGAAGCCAAGATCGTCTGCCTCGGTGCCGGCGCTGCGGCCATCTCCTGCATGAAGTTGCTGGTGAGCATGGGCGCGAAAATCGAAAATATCTTCATGGTTGACCGTACCGGTGTGATCCACTCCGGCCGTGACGACCTGAACCAGTACAAGGCCGTGTTTGCCCACGCGACCGACAAGCGCTCCCTGGCCGACGCGCTGGACGGTGCCGACGTGTTCGTCGGCCTGTCGGGCCCGAACCTGCTGAGCGCGGAAAACCTGCTGCGCATGGCGCCGAACCCGATCGTGTTCGCGTGCTCGAACCCAGACCCGGAAATCTCCCCGGAGCTGGCTCACGCTACCCGCAACGACGTGATCATGGCTACCGGCCGTTCGGACTACCCGAACCAGGTCAACAACGTACTGGGCTTCCCGTTCATCTTCCGTGGTGCCCTGGACGTTCGCGCCAAACGCATCAACGAAGAAATGAAGGTCGCGGCTGCCAACGCTCTGCGCGAGCTGGCCAAGCTGCCGGTGCCCCAGGAAGTGTGCGACGCCTATGGCGGCATCAAGCTGGAATTCGGTCGTGAGTACATCATTCCGAAACCAATGGACGCCCGCCTGATCACCCTGATCTCCGACGCTGTGGCCAAGGCTGCAATCGAGACTGGCGTAGCCACCCTGCCGTATCCGAAGAACTACCCGCTCAAGAGCGTGGATGACGTGTTCAACGGCTAAGCCGTTGTAGCGCTTCAACGAAAAACCCCGGCTCCTGTGAGTCGGGGTTTTTTATTGCCTGCCGATTCGTGTAACCGCCGGCAATCCCCTGTGGGAGCTTGCTCGCGATGACGGCGGGTCAGCTTGTATTGATGTTGAATGCCAGGCCGCAATCGCGAGCAAGCTCGCTCCCACAGGGTTGTGTGTTGATCATTGATCGTTCCCACGTCCTGCGTGGGAACAATCAAAAGCCCCACACTTCTTTCGAAGGTGGGGCTTTTGGATGAGGTCTGCTCAGAACAAATCGATCGGCGCCGCTTCGTCCGCCGGCAATGGGCTGCCCGGCGCAACACCATTGCCCAGCTCATTGACCGACGGCGGAGTGTCTTCACTCTTGAAC
Coding sequences within:
- a CDS encoding primosomal protein N' produces the protein MPDAILRLALPSPLRRLFDYRAPAGVLRAQLHPGMRLRVPFGRREMIGILVEVTDHSEVPADKLKPALALLDATPPLPASLFKLCLWTSQYYQHSLGDTLSWALPVLLRQGELAEARQERFWSVTPGASLDDPRIARAPRQREALATLAQHPHGVAHQLLSKLMLSKDSLDLLLAKDLVQVEVRRHAPGARHEHWLAQPELPLNTEQRAACEAIRAGFDSYHAFLLAGVTGSGKTEVYLQLIRQTLEAGKQALVLIPEINLGPQTLARFEQRFNARIALVHSAVNDRERLEAWLAARDGEADIIIGTRSALFTPMKNPGLIIIDEEHDGSYKQQEGLRYHARDLALVRARQENIPIVLGSATPSLESLHNAYTGRYGLLRLNERAGGAKQPRFLRLDVKSRPLDSGISGPMQQAIGQTLAAGQQVLVFLNRRGFAPTLLCHDCGWMSGCERCDARMTVHQRHGELRCHHCGHVERVPRHCPQCGKVDLRPVGAGTERAEERLGILFPDYPVLRVDRDSTSRKDAMNQLFATIQKGQPCILVGTQMLAKGHHFPRVTLVSILDADGGLFSGDFRASERMAQLIVQVAGRAGRAEEPGKVIIQTHLADHPLLIQLTEQGYFAFAEQALSERRSAGLPPFAHLALLRAEAHKPGQAEAFLDEACSEAERLLAQQNLTGIELLGPVPAPMERRAGRYRAQLLLQANARAPLHRLLSAWLLLLEQMPSGRAVRWSLDVDPVDLY
- a CDS encoding thermonuclease family protein, which codes for MDGRLDCSRLIKKASLVGAFFVSAIWLAGAQAFCPAPSGLIQATVQRVVDGDTLRLTDGRSVRMIGLNSPELGRRGRSDEPFAVVARRRLETLVAAGGGRVGLLLGKEGKDRYGRTLAHVYSVDGNNLEAQLLAEGLGFHVAVAPNVDLVDCQRAAERQAREAGLGLWKRSPVLKTRQVKASGFAVLSGRVSEVRRNRGGVWLQLPDSVVLRVESNLLGRFDMASLERLKGRRIEARGWVVDRSRRGGLESGQARWLLPLTDPAMLSTVPQ
- the rpmE gene encoding 50S ribosomal protein L31 — protein: MKTDIHPEYPVIAVTCSCGNKFETRSTFGKALAIDVCNECHPFYTGKQKTLDTGGRVQKFADRFGAFGATKKA
- a CDS encoding malic enzyme-like NAD(P)-binding protein, which encodes MSDLKTAALEYHANPRPGKLSVELTKATATARDLSLAYSPGVAEPVREIARDPELAYKYTGKGNLVAVISDGTAILGLGNLGPLASKPVMEGKGVLFKRFAGIDVFDIEVDSESPQAFIDTVKRISITFGGINLEDIKAPECFEIERALIEQCDIPVFHDDQHGTAIVTAAGMINALEIAGKTLPEAKIVCLGAGAAAISCMKLLVSMGAKIENIFMVDRTGVIHSGRDDLNQYKAVFAHATDKRSLADALDGADVFVGLSGPNLLSAENLLRMAPNPIVFACSNPDPEISPELAHATRNDVIMATGRSDYPNQVNNVLGFPFIFRGALDVRAKRINEEMKVAAANALRELAKLPVPQEVCDAYGGIKLEFGREYIIPKPMDARLITLISDAVAKAAIETGVATLPYPKNYPLKSVDDVFNG